The Triticum aestivum cultivar Chinese Spring chromosome 6D, IWGSC CS RefSeq v2.1, whole genome shotgun sequence genomic sequence TATTTGATATAACAGATAATAACCATCCTAAAGTAACACTTCTGATCTGATCCATGATAAGTTTTTCATTTTTTAGATCAAATCGAAAGGCTAACTATGATAAAAGAATCTCCATCTCAATCCAAAGGAACGAGACAACACATACATCAAGAACATGCAGCGCGGAAGAAGAGATCGATGGCGGCGAACGGACACGTCATCGATCAACCAATTCACCGCGCGCCATGCTGCATCTATCTGCCGCTCAAGAGCTTGAGGTTGACGAGTATCGGCAGCACGATgacgaggacgagcacggcgccggcgacgacggcgatgcAGGCCCACTTGCGGCTGCTCTTCTGGTAGACGCGCGCGGAGTCGAGCTCCACGGTGCCCCTGATCACGAAGGAGCTGGCGCGCGCGACGTGGGTCTCGATGTTGTTGAGCTGgtggccctgcgcctccaccagcgcCGCCATGTCCAGGAACACCTGGTGCAGCTCCAGCAGGCTGCGCTCGATGTCCTTCACGGCGTCGTGCCGCTCCTGGATCTCCGACACCGTGGCCATCACCTGCCCGCGCCCTTGGTCCCGCTGGATCGCCTTCTGCAGGAACGTCTCGCTCTCCCCCGACGAGATGAGCGCATCGATCGTGCTCTCCTCCGCCGTCTCCCCCGTCACCGTGTAGTACCGCCGCGCCACCGTCTCCTTGTACTCCGCCGCCATCCGCGTCCGAAGGCCCTGCACTCTCTCCGGTCAGGTAGCTGACCAGCGCGCGGCGAGGGAATGAAGCAAGATAAACGCAGTACGTGTTTACCTGGAAGTCGTCCATGAGGTCCTTGAGCTTGTTGCCGAGGCCGGAGACGACGGAGGAGCGGGTGCGGTCGGTGGAGGAGCCGGCACCGCAGCCGGGGAGCTTGCGGCTGGCGGCGTTGGCGCGGTCGAGGGCCTCGAGCTTGGCCTTGACGACCTTAGCGCGGCGGAGGACCTGCTCGACGTCGCCGTCCATGCGGGCGCGGAGGGACTTGACGGCGCGGGCGTCGTGGGCGGTCTTGCTCTCCTCGTTCACCGACTGCAGCCGGCGGTGCATGGCCTCGAGGCTGCGGATGTCCTCCTTGACGCCCTCCACGTCCTCGAAGAACATGTCGAGgttggcgccgccgccggcctccatcTCGTCCAGCGCCACCTGGTCCTTCAGGTCGGCATACTTCTTGAACGAGCTCGACGAGAAGAGGTCGTTCATCTCGGAACACCAAGCAGAGTTCAATGGCGCTGAGCAACCCGCAACCGGGAGGAGAGCAAAGAGCAGAGGCGGTGTGGCGAGAAACCGAGCTAGCTATAGGGGACAGGAGCAATGGCGCCGCCGGCTTATGCCATTCTTAATTCGTCCATCGTGAGAGCAACTAATGCGGCGACAAGTGTAGCACAGCATTACAAATTCAGGAGCTGTGGAAACGAGAgatggggaggggagggagggaggggtgcCAATTGGCGGGGGGAGAAGAACACGGCCTCTCTGGCATCCCAAGGGAATGGAATGGAAATGGACGTGCGGAGGTACAAGTCCATCCGGGTTGACATAGTGTGGGGAACGCGGGGACAAGGCCAACGTGTGGCATGCACGGCCGGATGTCTCGCACGGTGGCGCCACGTCTATAAAAACATCTCCAACAACCGCGCTAAAAAAACATTTCCAGCATGCTGATCGCAAGTTTTTTGCGCGCCGTCGGGACGCTACTTTGCTCCCTTTGGACGGTTCGGAACAAAATTACGATAGAACACAAGTTCCCGGTCCACCCCGCTGATATCATCTTCAAatgccatattttccttcaggtATGGGCACCGCTGGGGAAGAAGCGTGACGTCGAACGCATGAACGAGACTATGGAGCTGATCAAGACGACCATGGTGAAGGCACGACAAGGGATGACGGCTTGATCATGAGACCTCTACTTTTAGCTAGCTTTTGTCTTGCTGCTCCGCTTTTGCGCTATTGAACTTGTGGCTGTGACCTTCTTAGCTTTATCCTGAGCCGTGGGCTTGATGACTGTTTTATTCGGTTTGTAAGGCTTAATTTGTGTGGATCCCGCCtggtggctttattaatttaaagccggacgctcctAGCGTTTATGTTCCAAAAAAGTTTTTGCGCGACGGGAGCGCTTGCTTCAGCGGCCGCTGCAAATTATAGCGCGTCTGAGCCGCTCCAACAGACGCGCTAAACTGCAGCCGCGCGAGTAGCCGGCGCTTGCCATATGTTGCATTTTGAAGACGATGATGatatttcaaacatcaaaacaaagacatggcatagTTTAAAATCACCCAAACAAGTTCATGACATAAAAGTTCAAATTCATGCCCACAacatcatccaaccaagttcaaaatccgAACTAAGTTCATGACATAAAAGTTCACACAAACAAATGGCCCATCAACAATCatgcctcgtcctcgtcttcatcatcctcttcctccgaTTCATCATTCTCatccgaagacgattcttccttctcctcttcattGTCGCGCGCCGCATCATCATGCGGAGCTCAGATGGTGTTGACAAGATCTTCAACGAAAGGTGTGtggtgaggcacaccggaagacattCCGCCCATGCCGCCCGGAGGTGCTCCCATGCCTCCTATGAGAGAAGCAacactcatgcctcccatggtagctccgaagccacccatgcctctcATGGCCTCCATGGTAGCTCCGAAACCACCCATGCCGcccatggtagctccgaagccaccGATGCCTCCCATGCCGCCAATGCCACCACCTCCCATGCCGCCCATGCCACCGCCCCTCATGCCGCCCATGCCACCACCAACCATGTCGCCCATGCCACCGCCaaccatggctcttttttggaccaagacttcttcacgggcaagattgacatactccttttgctTCTCATCGAGGGTAGATGTGTCCATGAAGAACAAGTACTTCTCCCATCCCAACAACCTAGTTCGCCCCTCCATGGACACCTTCCTCTCCACCaatgccaccttcctctcctcagccgccaccctcctctcctcggccgccaacctcctctcctcggccgcggcatcttggTTTCTTGCCATCTTCCTCACCTCGTTCGCTTcctttcttgccttcacaatagcttccatagcatttctTAGCTcgtcatctcctttcctcttcttcttttcttttgcgtcTTTCTTGCATCCATCCGGTCTTTTTGGCTTGGAGTACGAAACCGAATTTGTGtagggcttctcttgccgtcatcacttgatgcctcctcctcatcatcatccaaatCTCTCATCATCATCAGCATCGATAGCATCACGAggcttccatttctcatcatccttcaattctgcatagcaatgaggcaaggtaaatggtctccctttcttggtcttcttctcctctccttggaacaagttttgtgcaatattGAGCTACAAACAAGAAAACAAGTTAGCACTAGAAACACCAAGAAGAAGCATGATGAGCGTGGAAGAATCATGAAAGAAATGGCACTTACCCTATCTCTATCattagtgccacttgggttcaacttgtcaaccgccttGAGTGCGGCTGCCCACCTTTGGCAATCTTGGTTGATTGTCGACCACCAGGAGCGAAGAGATCTTccggagcggtcaattccactttTGTTGTGTACATCAAAGTGTTCCTTCATCCGGAGCCAATATGCATCACTACTTTGACCCCCTCCAACGGAGGGATCCCTcaacacttgcaaccaagtattgcatagcaATATG encodes the following:
- the LOC123141408 gene encoding syntaxin-124-like encodes the protein MNDLFSSSSFKKYADLKDQVALDEMEAGGGANLDMFFEDVEGVKEDIRSLEAMHRRLQSVNEESKTAHDARAVKSLRARMDGDVEQVLRRAKVVKAKLEALDRANAASRKLPGCGAGSSTDRTRSSVVSGLGNKLKDLMDDFQGLRTRMAAEYKETVARRYYTVTGETAEESTIDALISSGESETFLQKAIQRDQGRGQVMATVSEIQERHDAVKDIERSLLELHQVFLDMAALVEAQGHQLNNIETHVARASSFVIRGTVELDSARVYQKSSRKWACIAVVAGAVLVLVIVLPILVNLKLLSGR